From one Lysinibacillus sp. G4S2 genomic stretch:
- a CDS encoding DUF1835 domain-containing protein translates to MENIKKLKDAIHKLSEADAKSMLFFSLINKQSTEDMQQFILKQAEDHTKFKNAQTVHIVFGHSTGGSLRAAFRETDYEITEDIIILPSDFSVGPVNDLHKESGIKARVMWLQERYSIDNDELKVYQQDIIDAFEKIKNIPPHQDIMIWTCQNAHEQTGLRLVLALLKNKLNRVFVLDTFQAFHETYTFPQLAEENYPMSSGEIKSEDLLLFYEHYELRPLNKAKQQALYEEGLGMLVDDYNIIRSWEHHELWHNINEDRDDAFIITCAKRLHEEDGEVMYRKAARLIGEVLGHMEQYRGSSWIEYRLRTLIKQGVFTYKGDLAAMRLYEVKLTDEYLTNPIY, encoded by the coding sequence GTGGAAAATATTAAGAAATTGAAAGATGCGATACACAAATTAAGTGAAGCAGATGCAAAATCCATGCTTTTCTTTTCCTTAATTAATAAACAATCAACTGAAGATATGCAGCAATTTATTTTAAAGCAAGCAGAAGATCACACCAAATTCAAAAATGCACAAACTGTACATATTGTATTTGGTCATTCTACTGGTGGAAGCTTGAGAGCCGCATTCAGAGAGACGGACTATGAAATTACTGAAGATATTATTATTTTGCCAAGTGATTTTTCTGTTGGTCCAGTAAATGATTTACATAAAGAGTCTGGAATTAAGGCACGTGTAATGTGGTTACAAGAGCGATATAGTATAGATAATGATGAGCTAAAAGTTTATCAACAAGATATAATAGATGCTTTTGAAAAAATAAAGAATATCCCTCCTCATCAGGATATAATGATTTGGACATGCCAAAATGCTCATGAGCAAACAGGGCTCCGTCTAGTTTTGGCATTGTTAAAAAATAAGCTAAATCGTGTATTTGTACTAGATACTTTTCAAGCATTTCATGAAACTTATACGTTTCCGCAATTAGCCGAAGAAAATTATCCGATGTCTTCAGGAGAAATAAAATCAGAGGATTTACTCCTATTTTATGAACATTACGAGTTACGCCCTTTAAATAAAGCAAAACAACAAGCATTATATGAGGAAGGCTTAGGAATGCTTGTTGATGATTACAATATAATCCGTTCGTGGGAGCATCATGAACTTTGGCACAATATAAATGAAGATCGGGATGATGCTTTCATAATTACATGTGCTAAACGTTTGCATGAGGAGGATGGGGAAGTTATGTATAGAAAGGCAGCAAGATTAATTGGGGAAGTATTGGGACATATGGAACAATATCGTGGCAGTAGTTGGATTGAATATCGTTTGCGCACTTTAATTAAGCAAGGCGTCTTTACATATAAAGGAGATCTAGCAGCCATGCGATTATATGAAGTAAAATTAACGGATGAATACTTAACAAATCCCATCTATTAA
- a CDS encoding formate/nitrite transporter family protein, translating to MKETISAVCTTAGTKIRMMKQRPVNYFLQAIFGGLFVGFGIMLIVTIGGLLDPAGVPSMKIIQGLAFGVALSMVMMAGANLFTGDNLVLTVSTLSKKSSPLEMLGIWSFSYIGNFFGALLGALLFYNAGQVVGDTAAYIEKLATAKMNAGFVALLCRGILCNLLVCLAVWCTYKLKTETAKLVMIFCCIFPFVTIGFEHSIANMTLFSLALLIPHGELVSFAGAISNLVPVTLGNIIGGAVIGFVYWVNAKD from the coding sequence ATGAAAGAAACAATTTCTGCTGTTTGTACAACAGCTGGAACAAAAATTAGAATGATGAAGCAAAGACCTGTCAATTATTTCCTGCAGGCGATTTTTGGAGGACTTTTTGTTGGTTTTGGTATTATGCTCATCGTTACTATTGGCGGCTTATTAGATCCTGCTGGGGTACCGAGTATGAAGATCATACAAGGATTAGCATTCGGTGTGGCACTTAGTATGGTCATGATGGCTGGTGCAAATTTATTTACTGGTGATAATTTAGTTTTAACGGTTAGTACACTATCAAAAAAATCATCCCCATTAGAAATGTTAGGAATTTGGTCGTTTAGTTACATAGGGAATTTCTTTGGTGCTCTTTTAGGAGCCTTATTATTTTATAACGCGGGGCAAGTAGTAGGAGACACAGCAGCTTACATTGAAAAACTGGCTACAGCTAAGATGAACGCTGGCTTTGTTGCACTTTTATGTCGAGGTATTTTATGTAATTTACTAGTATGTTTGGCAGTATGGTGTACCTATAAATTAAAAACAGAAACCGCAAAATTAGTGATGATTTTTTGCTGTATTTTCCCGTTTGTTACAATTGGATTTGAGCATAGTATAGCAAATATGACATTGTTTAGCCTTGCTCTCTTAATACCTCATGGTGAACTCGTATCGTTTGCAGGTGCCATTTCAAATTTAGTACCCGTAACGCTAGGTAATATCATTGGGGGAGCTGTTATTGGTTTTGTCTATTGGGTAAATGCAAAAGATTAA
- a CDS encoding zinc-dependent alcohol dehydrogenase family protein, translated as MKAKSIKLYEFGSPREVLKFENKTIYPPQEQEILVRMLARPINPSDLIPIWGKYAHRISLPTIPGYEGVGIVEEVGPFVSKNLIGKRVLPLRGEGTWQEIVKTNAKFAVPIPNSIDDFTAAQMYINPMTAWVTCIDILQLQPNDVLLVNACGSAIGHIFAQLAKLLGFQLIAVTRNNRHTADLIQLGASYVIDTSIEPLYEKVMELTNGRGADAAVDSIGGAAGNDLAFCLKPGGNFLAIGLLSGVQVNWQSIVKEANVKASMFHLRHWNKQVSIERWQDTFHQLINLVNSGTLKMMVVDSHYDLLDIKKAIAAVESSKTTKGKVFLTSFNG; from the coding sequence TTGAAAGCTAAAAGCATTAAATTATATGAATTTGGAAGCCCTCGGGAAGTTTTAAAGTTTGAAAATAAAACGATTTACCCCCCTCAAGAACAAGAAATTCTTGTTCGAATGCTGGCACGACCTATTAATCCTTCCGATTTAATACCAATATGGGGGAAGTATGCTCATCGAATTTCTTTACCAACAATTCCTGGCTATGAAGGAGTGGGTATTGTAGAGGAGGTAGGTCCGTTTGTTTCTAAAAATCTTATCGGAAAGCGTGTATTACCTTTACGAGGAGAAGGAACTTGGCAGGAAATTGTAAAAACAAACGCAAAATTTGCAGTACCAATTCCAAATTCTATAGATGATTTTACTGCAGCACAAATGTATATTAACCCAATGACGGCTTGGGTGACTTGTATAGATATTTTACAATTGCAACCAAATGATGTTTTATTAGTGAATGCCTGTGGGTCCGCAATTGGACATATTTTTGCTCAGCTGGCAAAATTGCTAGGTTTTCAGTTAATCGCGGTCACTAGAAATAATAGACATACCGCTGATTTAATTCAGCTTGGAGCTTCCTATGTAATAGATACCTCTATTGAACCGCTCTATGAGAAAGTAATGGAACTAACGAATGGAAGAGGTGCTGATGCTGCTGTTGATTCTATTGGTGGGGCAGCAGGCAATGATCTTGCTTTCTGTTTGAAACCTGGAGGCAATTTTTTAGCAATTGGTCTTTTATCAGGTGTACAAGTGAATTGGCAAAGTATTGTTAAAGAGGCAAATGTCAAGGCAAGTATGTTCCATTTACGTCATTGGAATAAACAAGTCTCGATAGAAAGATGGCAAGATACATTTCATCAGTTAATCAATCTCGTTAATAGTGGTACGTTAAAAATGATGGTGGTTGATTCTCATTATGATTTGTTAGACATTAAAAAGGCAATAGCGGCAGTTGAATCGTCTAAAACAACTAAAGGGAAGGTTTTTTTAACTTCTTTCAACGGGTGA
- a CDS encoding VOC family protein: protein MKITKVTLYVYDVHKTKEFYCNHLGFTLIRDTDNVFDIAVGESVITFEKISYLVKKQYHFALNIPCNLFKQAKSWVKEYAELLFSEGQDEVYFDTLKAHSCYFYDPEGNIIELISRQEVNPKQDVKSFSPEHVLNIAEMNLTTDAIYSVADSLKEYGITPMNHNEIRSNALTFMGNYEDGANLLLGPSERVWYFSNKKAIVSPIKIEINKNLQLCMTENGDFTISQL from the coding sequence ATGAAGATTACAAAGGTGACACTATATGTGTATGATGTACATAAAACGAAAGAATTTTACTGCAATCATTTAGGATTTACATTAATACGGGATACGGATAATGTTTTTGATATAGCTGTTGGTGAAAGTGTTATCACTTTTGAAAAAATATCGTATTTGGTTAAAAAGCAATATCATTTTGCGTTAAATATTCCATGTAATTTATTTAAGCAAGCGAAAAGCTGGGTAAAAGAATATGCAGAATTATTATTTTCAGAGGGACAGGATGAAGTATATTTTGATACATTAAAAGCTCATTCTTGTTATTTTTATGATCCAGAGGGAAATATTATTGAGCTCATTTCAAGGCAGGAAGTAAATCCAAAACAGGATGTAAAGTCTTTTTCACCCGAGCATGTACTAAATATTGCCGAAATGAATTTAACGACGGATGCTATTTATTCAGTAGCCGATAGTTTAAAAGAATACGGTATAACGCCAATGAATCATAACGAAATTCGCTCAAATGCTCTCACGTTTATGGGGAACTATGAGGATGGAGCAAATTTACTTTTAGGACCAAGTGAACGAGTTTGGTATTTTTCTAATAAAAAAGCAATTGTTAGTCCTATTAAGATAGAAATCAATAAAAACTTGCAACTATGTATGACCGAAAACGGTGATTTTACCATTTCACAGCTTTAA
- a CDS encoding cupin domain-containing protein has protein sequence MKISKQYAEHYSWGDQCDGWHLVKNNELSIIHERMPAKTAEVNHYHHHAQQFFFVLSGTATIDIDGKRIVLQKNEGIEVPSLKPHQMRNDSEDDVEFLVISQPNSRGDRIQP, from the coding sequence TTGAAAATTAGCAAACAGTATGCAGAACATTATAGTTGGGGAGATCAATGTGATGGCTGGCATTTAGTTAAAAACAATGAGCTTAGCATTATTCATGAGCGTATGCCCGCTAAAACAGCAGAGGTAAATCATTATCATCATCATGCACAACAATTTTTCTTTGTGCTATCTGGAACAGCAACAATTGATATTGACGGAAAACGTATCGTCTTACAGAAGAATGAAGGAATTGAAGTGCCGTCCCTTAAACCGCATCAGATGCGAAATGATTCAGAGGATGATGTAGAGTTTTTGGTCATTTCACAGCCAAATAGTAGAGGCGATCGTATCCAACCATAA
- a CDS encoding GNAT family N-acetyltransferase has translation MDYIQITRNNIEQEHICCALGAKQYEHAVKEKKEWLMNRMDEGLVFYRLNDRAKVFIEYLPANQAWVPINAPNYMYINCLWVSGKYKNQNHARQLFEKCKEDALAQGMDGIVHIVGKKKLPFLSDRRFFEHLGFTVVDYAASYFQLAVYKFNDRVEDPSFKLQVKNPLVNNNGIVIYYTAQCPFAVGVIDDLKNIAEKRGIPFCAYQLMTKDEAQNAPIIWTTFGLFYNGRFMTHEIMSANKFEKLLNTLCLSHKL, from the coding sequence GTGGATTATATTCAAATTACTAGGAACAATATTGAACAGGAGCATATATGTTGTGCACTTGGTGCGAAGCAATACGAGCATGCGGTGAAAGAAAAGAAGGAATGGCTAATGAACCGCATGGATGAAGGATTGGTCTTTTATCGTTTAAATGATCGGGCAAAGGTGTTTATTGAATATTTACCTGCAAATCAAGCTTGGGTTCCAATTAATGCACCGAATTATATGTATATTAATTGCCTATGGGTTTCAGGTAAATACAAAAATCAAAATCATGCTAGACAATTGTTTGAAAAGTGTAAGGAAGATGCACTAGCGCAAGGTATGGATGGCATCGTACATATAGTAGGAAAGAAAAAACTCCCATTTCTAAGTGATAGACGTTTTTTTGAACATTTAGGATTTACAGTTGTAGATTATGCAGCATCATATTTTCAGCTAGCTGTCTATAAATTTAATGATAGGGTAGAAGATCCTTCGTTTAAATTACAGGTGAAAAATCCTTTAGTCAACAATAATGGTATTGTGATATATTACACAGCTCAATGTCCGTTTGCAGTAGGTGTTATAGATGATTTGAAAAATATAGCAGAGAAAAGGGGCATTCCTTTTTGTGCATATCAACTAATGACGAAAGATGAAGCGCAGAATGCACCTATCATATGGACTACCTTTGGACTGTTTTACAACGGTCGGTTTATGACACATGAAATTATGAGTGCAAACAAGTTTGAAAAGTTATTAAATACATTATGCCTTTCTCATAAACTTTAA
- a CDS encoding GNAT family N-acetyltransferase: protein MERIIISRPQPTDTEELHKFFLLVIADTYAKEGLAELYDEQKSEWEMKKHYLKLDLDSQGEERFFWLAIHEETKKIVGTIEYGIANELIQKNVQEDLTDFPEIGTVFVHPIYQNQGIGTMLLQKMLTTLESKNSRGFCLDSGYKQAQFIWQKKFGKPDFLLEHYWGENSHHMIWKRKFPI, encoded by the coding sequence TTGGAGAGAATTATCATCAGCCGTCCCCAACCAACAGACACCGAAGAGTTGCATAAGTTTTTTTTACTTGTTATTGCCGATACATATGCAAAGGAAGGACTTGCAGAGCTCTATGACGAGCAAAAAAGCGAATGGGAAATGAAAAAACATTATTTAAAATTGGATTTAGATAGCCAAGGTGAGGAGCGATTTTTCTGGTTAGCAATTCACGAGGAGACAAAGAAAATTGTAGGAACAATAGAATATGGTATCGCAAATGAATTGATTCAAAAAAACGTTCAGGAAGATCTAACAGACTTTCCTGAGATTGGGACAGTTTTTGTGCACCCCATCTATCAAAATCAAGGTATAGGAACGATGTTACTTCAAAAAATGTTAACAACGCTAGAGAGTAAAAATAGTAGAGGTTTTTGTTTAGATAGTGGTTATAAACAGGCTCAATTTATTTGGCAGAAAAAATTTGGCAAGCCAGACTTTTTACTTGAGCATTATTGGGGTGAAAACAGTCACCATATGATTTGGAAACGAAAATTCCCAATATAA
- a CDS encoding GNAT family N-acetyltransferase, with protein MQYKISQELDTGKKSYINNKLYEFNLKHFPNDLRGRYQEINLFLTDEKDQIRGGILGEICWNWLEIHTLMIDEDLRGLGYGSKLLLDIEQIAVNNECDFIKVDTLSFQALDFYQNHGYEIYGTLDNVGRDYKHYYLKKDLS; from the coding sequence ATGCAATACAAAATTTCACAAGAACTAGATACTGGCAAAAAATCTTATATTAATAACAAGTTATATGAATTTAATTTAAAGCATTTTCCAAATGATTTAAGGGGTAGATATCAAGAAATCAATTTATTTCTTACAGATGAAAAAGATCAAATTCGTGGAGGCATTCTGGGGGAAATTTGCTGGAATTGGTTAGAGATACATACACTTATGATCGATGAGGATCTTCGTGGATTAGGGTATGGGTCTAAATTGTTATTAGACATTGAACAAATTGCTGTAAATAACGAATGTGATTTCATAAAGGTAGATACTTTAAGTTTTCAAGCTTTAGATTTTTATCAAAATCATGGATATGAAATCTATGGTACATTGGACAATGTCGGAAGAGATTATAAACATTATTATTTAAAAAAGGATCTTTCATAG
- a CDS encoding YdcF family protein, which translates to MYFGFIPLILFFIFLFSYLKDPRKIINGFLFNAFFCSFLLFCTIASLVSENNHIKLIVIIPLLALFFIIPFGIVALMFGLFLNARVLMKREGRSLANSLTLIVAIIILLYILIPIINPVSFLSNMFQPIFGGISLIIFYFSIHLSNFLTAYFLYQFNRPKYNQDFIIVLGSGLINDKVPPLLASRINKAIDFYQKQAAVTTPPTIIFSGGQGSDENLPEAEAMQRYAIEKGIPIEHTVQENRSVNTYQNMLFSKQIMDTLKPDGKYNSIFTTNNFHLFRAGLYARQAGLNSQGIGSKTAFYYWPNAMVREYVAIVVMGRKRHMKVVGVILGISLFFSLCGILFF; encoded by the coding sequence ATGTATTTCGGATTTATTCCGCTTATCCTATTTTTTATTTTTCTTTTTTCTTATCTGAAGGATCCTAGAAAAATAATAAATGGCTTTTTATTTAATGCCTTTTTCTGTTCATTTCTTTTATTTTGTACGATTGCATCTCTAGTATCTGAAAATAACCATATAAAGCTTATAGTTATTATTCCTTTACTAGCACTTTTCTTCATTATACCTTTTGGAATTGTAGCTTTGATGTTCGGCCTATTTCTTAATGCAAGAGTTTTAATGAAAAGAGAAGGAAGAAGCTTAGCAAACTCTTTAACTTTAATTGTAGCTATCATTATTTTACTTTATATCCTAATCCCTATCATAAATCCAGTAAGTTTTTTATCCAATATGTTCCAACCTATATTTGGTGGAATTTCGCTAATTATTTTTTATTTTTCGATCCATCTATCAAACTTCCTAACTGCTTATTTCCTATATCAATTTAATAGGCCAAAGTATAACCAAGATTTTATCATCGTGCTGGGCAGTGGGTTAATTAACGATAAAGTACCACCTCTTCTAGCAAGTAGAATTAATAAAGCTATTGATTTTTATCAGAAACAAGCAGCTGTTACAACACCACCAACAATAATTTTCTCTGGTGGGCAAGGTTCAGATGAGAATCTTCCAGAAGCGGAGGCGATGCAAAGATATGCTATTGAAAAAGGAATTCCTATCGAGCATACTGTGCAAGAAAATCGTTCAGTAAATACATATCAAAATATGTTATTTTCAAAACAAATTATGGATACGTTAAAACCAGATGGTAAATACAACAGCATTTTTACTACGAACAATTTCCATCTTTTCCGTGCTGGTCTATACGCTAGACAGGCTGGTCTGAATAGCCAAGGAATCGGCTCAAAAACAGCATTTTATTATTGGCCAAATGCAATGGTTCGTGAATATGTTGCTATTGTTGTAATGGGACGGAAACGACATATGAAAGTTGTTGGAGTAATTCTTGGAATCTCTCTATTCTTTTCTTTATGCGGCATATTATTCTTTTAG
- a CDS encoding DUF2306 domain-containing protein — protein MNKKTWLIFSSLAILISGYSIFQYLIMDAHQAGFVKLKLMYISTLNSFWYTMLYIHIVFSVVALVIGPFTLFSKFREKNINRHRMLGKIYMIGILFGGASGLYLAFYATGGLVSQLGFGFLAIIWMITASQALVKIKHRKIYEHQKWMIRNYSLTFAAVTLRIWLVLFTVLFGFENFNLSYAIIAWLCWLPNLIVAELLIHRNRQVTGTLIK, from the coding sequence ATGAATAAAAAAACTTGGCTTATATTTAGTAGCTTAGCTATTTTAATATCTGGTTATTCCATTTTTCAATATTTAATTATGGATGCGCATCAGGCAGGGTTTGTTAAATTGAAGCTTATGTATATTTCTACATTGAATTCGTTTTGGTACACTATGCTTTATATACATATTGTATTCAGTGTAGTAGCGTTAGTAATAGGTCCCTTTACATTATTCTCGAAGTTTAGAGAAAAAAATATCAATCGTCATCGAATGTTAGGGAAAATATATATGATAGGTATTTTATTCGGCGGTGCTTCAGGGCTTTATTTAGCATTTTATGCTACAGGTGGCTTGGTATCACAGTTGGGTTTTGGTTTCCTAGCTATAATCTGGATGATAACAGCATCCCAAGCGCTAGTTAAAATTAAACATAGAAAAATTTATGAACATCAAAAGTGGATGATAAGAAATTATTCCCTAACTTTTGCAGCTGTAACATTAAGAATTTGGCTAGTTTTGTTTACTGTACTATTTGGATTTGAAAATTTTAATCTTAGTTACGCTATTATAGCTTGGCTTTGTTGGTTGCCGAATTTAATCGTTGCAGAATTGCTTATACATAGAAATCGTCAAGTAACAGGCACTTTAATTAAATAA
- a CDS encoding DUF3923 family protein: MKIWWAINIMWLIIFAVGAIFIGVRKIDAVGVVQTPEIKMVSFAILGIVFIGVVLFQLILLIFLRFVRKNTAQ, from the coding sequence ATGAAAATATGGTGGGCTATAAATATTATGTGGTTAATCATTTTTGCTGTTGGAGCAATATTTATAGGAGTAAGAAAGATTGATGCTGTAGGAGTAGTTCAAACTCCTGAAATTAAAATGGTATCATTCGCTATTTTGGGTATTGTATTTATAGGTGTTGTACTATTTCAACTAATTCTACTGATTTTCCTTCGTTTTGTTAGAAAAAATACAGCGCAATAA
- a CDS encoding aspartate aminotransferase family protein: protein MQYVTKRKNLSKLELSELDKKHYLHPTTPPRAHYLSGPSTIFTEGKGIYLKDIEGKERIDGVSMLWNVNLGYGNEELAEVAKQQMLKLSYSSSFSGQSNEPAILLAQKVASLAPGDLNVCFFTSGGSESNDTAFKLARFYWKVKGQPEKTKIISLEQSFHGVTVGATSATGIEGFNKFTTSNAPNFLTAAAHVLNAELGDKTDPNYSRSIRGIIESEGSDTIAAVILEPIQGAGGVRFPPDGYLQAVRELCDEHNILLIADEVICGFGRTGKTFGVDNWNIVPDLLCVAKGISSGYAHLGAVIMREHVREAFIQSDEMMFHGFTYSGHPMACAVGLKTLEILERDQIVENSRLRGEELLTGLKYLESNHKYITNVRGLGLLAGIELVKDPENGISFDPSVHAAALYTDICMDLGLQLRYFDWKGTNTVALAPPLIITSQQVEEIINRMSEALKRFEKQI from the coding sequence ATGCAATACGTTACAAAGCGGAAGAACCTAAGTAAATTGGAATTATCAGAACTTGATAAAAAACATTATTTGCATCCAACTACACCACCAAGAGCTCATTATTTATCAGGGCCATCAACAATCTTTACAGAAGGCAAAGGAATTTATCTGAAAGACATAGAGGGGAAAGAGCGTATTGATGGGGTTTCGATGCTTTGGAATGTTAACCTTGGCTATGGGAATGAAGAGCTTGCTGAGGTAGCAAAACAGCAGATGTTAAAACTTTCTTACAGCTCTTCATTCAGCGGACAATCCAATGAACCCGCTATCCTTTTAGCACAGAAAGTGGCCTCATTAGCACCTGGTGATTTGAATGTTTGCTTCTTCACATCGGGAGGTTCGGAATCTAATGATACAGCCTTTAAATTAGCCCGTTTTTATTGGAAAGTAAAAGGTCAGCCAGAGAAAACTAAAATTATTTCTCTTGAACAATCTTTCCATGGGGTTACAGTAGGAGCCACAAGTGCTACCGGAATCGAGGGATTCAACAAATTTACGACTTCCAATGCTCCTAACTTCCTTACAGCTGCAGCGCATGTTTTGAATGCAGAACTTGGTGACAAAACTGATCCAAATTACTCACGTTCTATTCGTGGGATAATTGAATCAGAAGGATCCGACACCATAGCCGCTGTCATTCTGGAGCCAATCCAAGGTGCAGGCGGGGTAAGGTTCCCACCTGACGGATATCTTCAAGCTGTTCGCGAACTTTGCGATGAACACAACATTTTGCTTATTGCAGATGAGGTGATTTGTGGGTTTGGGAGAACCGGAAAGACATTTGGTGTTGATAATTGGAACATTGTTCCGGATCTTCTATGTGTTGCAAAAGGAATCTCAAGTGGCTACGCTCACCTGGGTGCCGTAATTATGAGAGAACATGTAAGAGAAGCATTTATTCAATCAGATGAAATGATGTTCCATGGATTCACATATAGTGGACATCCAATGGCTTGCGCAGTTGGCTTGAAGACACTTGAGATATTAGAGAGAGATCAAATTGTTGAGAATAGTAGACTTCGCGGTGAAGAATTATTAACAGGACTTAAGTATCTCGAAAGCAATCATAAATATATAACGAATGTAAGAGGTCTTGGTCTACTTGCCGGTATTGAGCTAGTTAAAGATCCTGAAAACGGCATCTCATTTGATCCGTCGGTACACGCCGCGGCTTTGTATACAGATATATGCATGGACTTAGGGCTGCAATTGCGTTACTTCGATTGGAAGGGAACAAATACGGTTGCTCTTGCTCCACCGCTTATTATTACAAGCCAACAGGTTGAAGAGATTATTAACAGAATGTCTGAGGCACTTAAAAGGTTCGAAAAACAAATTTAA
- a CDS encoding APC family permease, translated as MGVGNIETQKSIENIQTLSDGQSLKRSLKMRDLVIFGLGFMAPVAAMSMFGIITLVSQGHSVLSYVLGFVAMLFTAYSFGKMVEAYPVAGSTYTYAHKALHPKIGFIAGWGMLLDYLLIPMLTFLISANFANALVPSIPVWGWVLIFAIPITIVNIIGIDIAAKLNSVLVLLMIIAVIAFVSSASHYIITGDLNLLNYKAIYDGDSFSIGAVIGGAAIVIVAYLGFDAITTLAEETNVGGNKIGLAILFTCVIQTVFYVSVTYLAVILVGNYLAIDNPDTAFFNVLETIGGGFLQTYITLTIIASGIASALASQSASSRLLLGMGRDNVVPQKFFSYIHPKYKTPINNILLMSIIGIIGAVSLNLQIVSDLVAFGGLLGFAFVNICVINHYYLKISKKISLNI; from the coding sequence ATGGGGGTAGGGAATATAGAAACACAAAAATCAATAGAGAACATTCAAACTTTATCAGATGGGCAAAGTCTAAAGAGAAGTTTAAAGATGCGAGATTTAGTTATTTTTGGTCTTGGCTTTATGGCACCAGTTGCAGCGATGTCAATGTTTGGAATTATCACATTGGTATCGCAGGGCCATTCTGTCCTCTCATATGTTCTTGGTTTTGTTGCAATGTTATTTACGGCGTACAGTTTCGGTAAAATGGTTGAAGCTTACCCAGTTGCAGGCTCAACCTATACCTACGCCCATAAAGCGTTACACCCTAAAATAGGATTTATAGCTGGATGGGGAATGCTCCTTGATTATCTGTTGATACCCATGTTAACTTTTTTGATCAGTGCAAATTTTGCAAACGCCCTTGTACCAAGCATTCCAGTTTGGGGGTGGGTTCTCATTTTCGCTATCCCAATCACGATTGTAAATATAATTGGAATTGATATAGCAGCTAAGTTGAATTCAGTTTTAGTGCTCCTCATGATTATCGCGGTGATTGCCTTCGTTTCCAGCGCAAGTCACTATATTATAACGGGCGATTTAAATTTACTAAACTATAAGGCAATTTATGATGGTGATTCATTTTCAATAGGAGCTGTTATTGGCGGGGCAGCTATTGTTATTGTCGCTTACCTAGGTTTTGATGCTATTACAACCTTGGCTGAAGAGACGAACGTAGGGGGGAATAAAATTGGTTTGGCCATTTTGTTTACATGTGTCATTCAAACGGTATTTTATGTTTCCGTCACTTATTTAGCAGTGATTCTTGTAGGAAATTATTTAGCTATTGATAATCCCGACACAGCCTTCTTCAACGTGTTAGAGACTATAGGGGGCGGGTTTCTTCAGACTTATATTACACTTACGATTATCGCATCTGGAATTGCAAGCGCCTTAGCTAGCCAATCAGCTTCAAGTCGTCTGCTCTTGGGGATGGGACGTGACAATGTCGTTCCTCAAAAATTTTTTAGCTATATCCATCCAAAGTATAAAACACCGATTAATAATATTTTACTAATGTCAATAATTGGAATTATCGGTGCGGTATCTTTGAATCTGCAAATTGTATCCGACTTAGTTGCATTTGGTGGATTATTAGGATTTGCCTTCGTGAATATTTGTGTAATTAATCATTACTATTTGAAAATAAGCAAAAAAATATCGTTAAATATTTGA